The window GGCGGCCTACAGCCTGGGCCTCACGCACGTGCAGAGCATGCGCCACGTGATCCTGCCGCAGGCCGTGCGCCGCATGGTGCCGCCGCTGGTCAACGAGGCGGTCACGCTGATCAAGGATTCGTCGCTGGTGTCGGCGATCGGCCTGGCCGAGCTGGCGCTGGCCGCGCGCACCGTGGCCGGGGCCTACTCGCGCTACTGGGAACCCTACCTCGCGATCTCGGCGGTCTACCTGCTGCTCACTTGGCTGCTGTCCACGCTGGCCAAGCGGCTCGAATCGCCCGACCACCTGCGCGGGCGCTAGATCGCCAGCGGGTCCACGTCGACGGCCCAGCGCAACAGCCCCTTCTGCTCCGGCCGCTTGCGCCGCAGCGTGGCGTCCCAGGCCGTGAGAAAGCGCTGCAGCGCCGGCCGCGAGGCCGACTCCACCAGCAGTTGCGCCCGCTCCATGTCGGCCACGCGCTGCACGCTCAGCGGCACCGGCGGGTAGAGCGCCACCTGGTGCTGCTCGGCGAGTTCGCGGGCCTCGTCGCTCACCACCCGCAGCCAGGCCTGCGCCACCGACTGCTCGCGCGCGTCGGCGCGCAGCAGCGCCAGGTGGGTGTAGGGCGGCAGGCCCGCCGCGCGCCGCTCGGCGAGCTGCGCCTGCGCGAAGGCCGCGTAGTCGTGCGTGCGCAGCGCCGCGTACAGCGCGTGCTGCGGGTGCCAGGTCTGCACCCACATCTCCGCGCGATCGGCCTGCTCCGCAGCACGGCCGGCACGACCGGCGGCCTGCATCAGCAACGAGAACTGGCGCTCCGGCGCGCGGAAGTCGCTGCTGAACAGCGCCGCGTCGGGGTTCACCGCCGCCACCAGCGTCATGCGGCGGAAGTCGTGGCCCTTGGCGATCATCTGCGTGCCCACCAGCACGTCCACCTCGCCGGCGTGCACGCGGGACAGCTCGGCCTCCAGCGCGCCGCTGCGCCGCGTGGTGTCGGCGTCGATGCGACCCACGCGTGCGCCCGGCAGCGCCAGGGCCAGCTGCTCCTCCAGGCGTTCGGTGCCGCGGCCGGTGGGCTGGATGTCGGCATTGCCGCAGTCCGGGCAGGCGCGCGGCACGCGCTCGGTGAGGCCGCAGTGATGGCAGCGCAGCGTGCGGTCGAGCTTGTGGAACACCCGCCAGGCGCTGCAGTGCGCGCAGGCGCTCTTCCAGCCGCACTCGGTGCAATGCAGCACCGGCGCGTAGCCGCGGCGGTTCAGCAGCACCAGGCTCTGCTCGCCGCGCGCCAGCCGCTCGCGCAGCGCGCCCAGCAGCGCGGGCGACAGCGCGCTGTCGCGCAGCACCTCCTTGGGCAGCCGGCTCATGTCGACCAGCCGCACCGTGGGCAGCACGCCGCCGCCGATGCGCGCGGCCATGGTCAGGCGGGTGTAGCGGCCGGCACCGCCCTCGGTCGCCGGAAGCGCGTTGTGCCAGCTCTCCAGCGACGGCGTGGCCGAGCCCAGCAGCACCGGCACGCCCTCGACGCGGCCGCGCACCACCGCCAGGTCGCGGGCCGAGTAGCGCGCCCCCTCCTGCTGCTTGTAGGACGGGTCGTGCTCCTCGTCGACGATCACCAGCCCCAGCCGCGGCAGCGGCGCGAACACCGCCAGCCGCGTGCCGAGCACGAGGTCGGCCTCGCCCAGCAGCACCATCAGCCAGTGCTTCAGCCGACGCGCCGGCGTCAGGCCGCTGTGCAGCGACACCACCCGCCGCCCTGGGAAGCGCGCCAGGAAGCGCTCTTCGAGCTGCGGCGTGAGGTTGATCTCCGGCACCAGCACCAGCGCCTGGCGGCCGGCCTCGACCACGCGCTGCGCCTCGCGCAGGTAGATCTCGGTCTTGCCGCTGCCGGTGCTGCCGTGCAGCAGCGTCACGGGGGCATCGCCCGCGCTCGCGGCCAGCGCTTGCAGCACCTGCGCCTGCTCGGCGCTGGGGGCGGGCAGCGCGCCCTGCGCGCCGCTGGGCGGCAGCAGCTTGGCGCGCAGTCGCGTGAGCCGGCGCTCCAGCTGCGTGGCGCTCAACATGCGCAGTTCGGGCGGCAGCACCGCCAGCGCCACCTCGCCGGGGCTGCGCTGGTAGTACGAGGCAGCAAAGTCCACCAGCTCGCGCCAGGCGGCCGGCAGCGGCGGCAGCGCGTCGAACACCGCGGCCACCTCGCGCAACGTCACGCCATCGGGCACCGCCGAGTCCTCACCGGAGCGCGTGTCCCAGGCCACGCCCAGCACTTCACGGCGACCCAGCGGCACGCGCAGCAGGGTGCCTGGCGTGAGCGGGCGCTCGCTCAAATATCCGAGCGCCGCCTTCAGGCCGCTGTACTGCGGTGCGTCGATCACCACCGGCACCACGACCGGCTCGCGGGCGGGCGCCGGGGGCTCAGCGCCCGCCGCCGGTGCAGATGTGGCGGCCGCTCGCGATGAAGGTGACTTGCCCAAGGAATCTCAAGTTCTTATCAAGGAAAGCGGCCAAGCCGTTGATTCGTTTGGGGTTTTCGAGCTATCCACGTGCCCTGTGGAAAACTTTGTGGGAAACCTGCGCAAACGCACGCTAACTGCTTGATAGCACAGGCCGCGGCTTGCGCTGATGCTTTCGAAGGCAGAAAAATGTCTATATAAGAATCAACGACTTAGCGCATCCATCGGTCGAAAGGCTGTTGCGATGCAGCAGCCTCATCGCGGTGCGGGGCTTGACACGATTCTGGGGATAAGTCAGGCCTCTCGGGCGTCGTTTGCGGGTAAACCCGGCTTGCCGGATGCACCCAGCGCCGTCTCGACCCCCGGGTCAGCCGGCGGCGCCGCGCTGCTGCCGTGAATAGGAATGCACCGCATCCACCAGCACGCTCACGCTGTCGGGCGGCGTGTGCTGGCTGATGCCGTGGCCGAGGTTGAACACGTGGCCGCTGCCGGCCGACGGCGCGCCATAGCTGTCCAGCGTGCGCGCCACCTCGGCGCGGATCTGCTCCGGGTCGGCGAACAGCACGTTCGGGTCCAGGTTGCCCTGCAGGGCCACGCGGTCGCCGACGCGCGCGCGCGCCGCGCCGAGGTTCATGGTCCAGTCCAGGCCCACCACGTCGCAGCCGCTGTCGGCAATGGCCTCCAGCCACAACCCGCCGCCTTTGGTGAACACGATCTGCGGCACGCGATAACCGCCTTGCTCCTTCTTCAATTGGCGCAGCACGCGCTCGGTGTAGGCCAGGCTGAAGCGCTGGAAGGCGCCGTCGGCCAGCACGCCGCCCCAGCTGTCGAAGATCATCACCGCCTGCGCGCCGGCCTCGATCTGCGCGTTCAGGTAGGCCGCCACCGCATCGGCGTTCACCTCGAGGATGCGGTGCATCAGGTCGGGCCGGCGGTAGAGCAGGGTCTTGACGAGGCGGTAGTCGTCGCTGCCCGCACCCTCGACCATGTAGCAAGCCAGCGTCCACGGGCTGCCCGAGAAGCCGATCAGCGGCACCCGCCCCGGCGCGCCGGCCGGCGCCAGCGCACGCCGGATCGACGCCACCGCGTCGAACACGTAGCGCAGCTTCTCCATGTCGGGCACCTGCAGCTTGGCCACGTCGGCCTCGTCGCGCAGCGGGTGCGCGAAGCGCGGGCCCTCGCCCTGCGCGAAGCTCAGGCCCAGGCCCATGGCGTCGGGCACGGTGAGGATGTCGCTGAACAGGATGGCCGCGTCGAGCGGGTAGCGGTCCAGCGGCTGCAGCGTCACCTCGGTGGCGTACTGCGGGTTGGTGGCCAGCCCCATGAAGCTGCCCGCCTTGGCGCGCGTGTCGCGGTACTCGCTCAGGTAGCGGCCGGCCTGGCGCATCAGCCACACCGGCGTCACGTCGGTGGGCAGGCGCAGGCAGGCGCGCAGGAAGCGGTCGTTCGCGAGCGGCGGCAGGGAGGCGGTGGGGGTGGCAGTCATCGGTCGATTATCGCGGCCCTATCATCGGCGCCGACCATGGCCCGCGCGCAGATCCTGATCGTCGAAGACGAACCCGGCATCGCCGACACGCTGAGCTACGCCCTGCGCACCGAAGGCTTCGAGCCGCTGTGGTGCGCCACCGGCGAGGCGGCGCTGCAGCATCTGCCGCCGCAGGCGCCCGCCCCGGCGCTGGTGATCCTGGACGTGGGCCTGCCCGACCTCAACGGCTTCGAGCTCTTCAAGCGCATCCGCGAGCGCGCGGCCGATCTGCCCGTCGTCTTCCTTACCGCGCGCAGCGACGAGATCGACCGCGTGGTGGGCCTGGAGCTCGGCGCCGACGACTACGTGGCCAAGCCCTTCTCGCCGCGCGAGCTGGTGGCGCGCGTGCGCACCGTGCTGCGCCGCACGGCACGCGCCTCTGCTTCGCCGCCGCCCACCACCGTGGCCGGCGCCTTGACGCCGGCCGCTGCCGCGCTTCCAACCCCGATCGACGTGGACGAAGGCCGGCGCCGCATCCGCTACTACGGCCGGCCGCTGGAGCTGTCGCGCTACGAGTACGGCCTGCTCAAGACCCTGGCCGAGCGCCCGGGCCACGTGTACACCCGCGACGTGCTGCTGGAGCGGGTGTGGGACGACCCCGGCGACAGCTTCGACCGCACCGTGGACGCCCACGTGAAGACTCTGCGCGCCAAGCTCAAGGCGGTGGCGCCCACGCTGGAGCCCATCCGCACGCACCGTGGCAGCGGCTACGCGCTGGCCGAAGACCTGCCAGCCGAACTGCCGCGCGCATAGATCGGCCAGCCAGCCAGTGACGAAGCGCAACCGCATCTTCATCGGCATCCTGCTCGCCTATGCGCTGGGCGTGGCGCTGCTGCTGTGGCGGCTGGTGGGCGACATCGACCCGCGCTACCGCGAGTCGGCCGAGGAATCGCTGGTGGAAACGGCGCACCTGATGGCGAGCTGGATCGAGAGTCGCTCCAGCGAGGAGGGCATCGCCATCGACGCGCTGCGCCCGGTGTTCCGCGCCCTCTACGCGCGCGA is drawn from Methylibium petroleiphilum PM1 and contains these coding sequences:
- the priA gene encoding replication restart helicase PriA, with the protein product MPVVIDAPQYSGLKAALGYLSERPLTPGTLLRVPLGRREVLGVAWDTRSGEDSAVPDGVTLREVAAVFDALPPLPAAWRELVDFAASYYQRSPGEVALAVLPPELRMLSATQLERRLTRLRAKLLPPSGAQGALPAPSAEQAQVLQALAASAGDAPVTLLHGSTGSGKTEIYLREAQRVVEAGRQALVLVPEINLTPQLEERFLARFPGRRVVSLHSGLTPARRLKHWLMVLLGEADLVLGTRLAVFAPLPRLGLVIVDEEHDPSYKQQEGARYSARDLAVVRGRVEGVPVLLGSATPSLESWHNALPATEGGAGRYTRLTMAARIGGGVLPTVRLVDMSRLPKEVLRDSALSPALLGALRERLARGEQSLVLLNRRGYAPVLHCTECGWKSACAHCSAWRVFHKLDRTLRCHHCGLTERVPRACPDCGNADIQPTGRGTERLEEQLALALPGARVGRIDADTTRRSGALEAELSRVHAGEVDVLVGTQMIAKGHDFRRMTLVAAVNPDAALFSSDFRAPERQFSLLMQAAGRAGRAAEQADRAEMWVQTWHPQHALYAALRTHDYAAFAQAQLAERRAAGLPPYTHLALLRADAREQSVAQAWLRVVSDEARELAEQHQVALYPPVPLSVQRVADMERAQLLVESASRPALQRFLTAWDATLRRKRPEQKGLLRWAVDVDPLAI
- the hemE gene encoding uroporphyrinogen decarboxylase, which translates into the protein MTATPTASLPPLANDRFLRACLRLPTDVTPVWLMRQAGRYLSEYRDTRAKAGSFMGLATNPQYATEVTLQPLDRYPLDAAILFSDILTVPDAMGLGLSFAQGEGPRFAHPLRDEADVAKLQVPDMEKLRYVFDAVASIRRALAPAGAPGRVPLIGFSGSPWTLACYMVEGAGSDDYRLVKTLLYRRPDLMHRILEVNADAVAAYLNAQIEAGAQAVMIFDSWGGVLADGAFQRFSLAYTERVLRQLKKEQGGYRVPQIVFTKGGGLWLEAIADSGCDVVGLDWTMNLGAARARVGDRVALQGNLDPNVLFADPEQIRAEVARTLDSYGAPSAGSGHVFNLGHGISQHTPPDSVSVLVDAVHSYSRQQRGAAG
- the creB gene encoding two-component system response regulator CreB, coding for MARAQILIVEDEPGIADTLSYALRTEGFEPLWCATGEAALQHLPPQAPAPALVILDVGLPDLNGFELFKRIRERAADLPVVFLTARSDEIDRVVGLELGADDYVAKPFSPRELVARVRTVLRRTARASASPPPTTVAGALTPAAAALPTPIDVDEGRRRIRYYGRPLELSRYEYGLLKTLAERPGHVYTRDVLLERVWDDPGDSFDRTVDAHVKTLRAKLKAVAPTLEPIRTHRGSGYALAEDLPAELPRA